GACAGGGCGTAGGCGCAGATCACCACCTCGATCGTGTAAAGCCAGAGGATCAAGACCAGCATCACGCGGTCGCGCAGCAGCTGAATCATCTCCTTTACAAGGAGGCCGGCAAGCCGCGTGCCCATCTCACGCCACCTTCTTGCGAAACCGCCACGCCGCGAGCGCGAAGATGATCGCCGTATAGGCGAAGAGAAGCAGGACCGAGGGCCAGAGTTCCGGCAAACCGGCGCCCTTGAGCACGACGCCCCGCGAGAAGTCCACGAAATATTGCACCGGGAACAGGCGCGTATAGAGCTGGAGGACATAAGGCATCGTGAATATTGGGAACAGGAATCCCGAGAACAGAAACGAGGGCATCAGCGTCACGATGAGCGCCAGTAACATGGCGACGAGTTGGCTTTTGGTGACTGTGGAAACCAGGAGCCCAATGCCGACGGTGCAAAAGACATAGACGAGCCCCACCAGAAGGAGGAGGCCAATGCTGCCGCGCAGCGGAACATCGAACCACAGGAAGCCCACGGCGATAACCATGACGATTTGAACAAAGGCAATAAGGCCATAAGGCACGAGCTTGCCGGTCAGAAACTCGGCCGGCGTAAGTGGTGACGCGAAGATCTGTTGAATCGAACCACTTTCCTTTTCACGGGTGATGGCAAGCGCCGTCAGAAGCGGCGGAAACGCCATCAAGATCACGCCGAACAAGCCTGAAATCACGAAAGTTACGCTGCGCAACGCCGGATTATACCAGACGCGGGCTTCGACGCGGACGCTCGGGAACGCCTCACTATGAAAATCCGAGACGATGGCTGCTGCGTAGGCTGCGACGAGGTTAGCAGTGGCGGAATAAGTGCCGTCCACGAGCACCTGGACAGGTGCCGTCCCATCGCGCGCGAGGGTGTTCTGGAACTTCGGCGGGATAACGAGCGCGAGCTTAACAGTGCCACGCTGCAGCCCCTTCTCGACATCCCGATTATCGGTGAAATCCTGTGCAAGCTGGAAGTAGCCGCTCTGAATGAAACGATCGACGAGTGCCCGGCTGTCCGGGGACCGGTCCTGGTCGAAAACCCCTATGGGAACGTTGTCCACGTCGAGCGAGATCGCATAACCAAACAGAAATAGCATCAGTAGCGGCATGAGAAGGGCGACCACGACCGTGATGGGATCGCGAACTATCTCGGTCGTTTCTTTTTCAACGATAGCGGCTATACGGGTGAATTTCATCCTGCTTCCCCGATTGGCCGAACTGCCTGCGTGCGCTCCCGCTCGATATAGGCAAGAAACACGTCCTCGATCGTTTCCAGACCATCTTGCGGCAGGCCGGCGCGCAAGGCCGCGAGGTCGCCCGCCGCGATCAGGCGGCCCTCGTACATGAGCCCGAGGCGGTGGCAGTAGGCGGCCTCCTCCAGATAATGCGTCGTAACGAGCACAGCTGTGCCGGCCGCAGCCAGCGTGTTGACGAGTCGCCAGAAGCGGGAACGCGCCTGGGGATCGACCCCGGAGGTCGGCTCGTCAAGGAACAGGACGGCCGGACGGTGCAGGATGCCGCAGGCGAGTGCAAGCCGCTGGCGCACGGCGCCGGAAAGGCCGGAGACACTTTCGTCCGCGAGGCCGTGGAGCCCGGTGACGGCGCTTGCCCAGGCGATGGCCTCTCGGGCCGGGCGGCGTTTTATCCCGTAGGCGCTGGCGAAGAATGCCAGATTCTCATGCACGGTGAGATCGTGGTAAAGCGAGAAGCGCTGGGACATGTAGCCGATACGCTGGCGCAATCGGCGCGGTTGCGAAGCAATGTCGATACCCACGACACGCGCGGTCCCGTTCGAAGGCGGCAAAAGACCGCAGAGCATACGGATGAGTGTGGTCTTGCCGGCGCCGTTCGGGCCGAGCAAGCCGAAGATTTCCCCGGGGTTCACCTCGAAGGAGACATCGTCTACAGCGACAAAATCACCGAAGCGGCGGGTCAGTCGGCGCGTTTCCACACTCTCGGCCGGTTCGCGATGACCCTTCGAAGCGGCAAGCCGGGCGACTTCAGCAATGCCTGTCGGAACCTCGGTACGCACGCCCTTGCGCAGGACAACGAAGACATCCTCCATCGAGGGCGTGGCCGGTTCCACCCGTCCGAGCTGTTCGAGCTGTTTGCGCAACTCATTCGAAAGACCCTTGGCCGGCTCCACGACAAAGCGGACATCCGTCGGCCGCCACTGGCTTCCCAGCATCTCCGGAGCTTCACTCAAGACATTCTCGACCGCGACCGGATTGTCCGTTTCCACTTGGAAGACAGCTCCCTGCGCGCGAGCACGCAGCGCGTCGGGAGACCCTTGTGCGGTTATCGAACCGCGGTCGAGGAAAGCGACGCGATCGCACATTTCCGCCTCGTCCATGTAGGATGTTGCGAAGACAATCGTCGCACCCTCGCGCCGGAAGTCTTCCAGCATCCGCCAGAGTTCGCGGCGCGAGAGCGGGTCCACCCCAAGGCCGGGCTCGTCGAGGAGAAGCAGGGGCGGCTGATGAATCAGGTTGGTGCACAGGGCGAGCTTCTTGCGCATGCCGCCCGACAGTGTGCCCTCCCGGCGATGAAGAAAGGGGGTGAGCGCGGCGATCGCGAGGAGGCGCTCGCTCCTTGCGGCGTACACAGCCTGAGGCACGGCGCGCACCTTGCCGGCGAAGGCCAGGTTCTCCGCGACAGTAAGGTGATCATAGAGCGTAAAGCCTTGCGCCATGTAGCCAATCCGGGACGTGATTTCGGAGGCTTGCCGTACCGTATCGAAGCCGAGCACCCGGCAGTTTCCCTCACTCGGATCGAGAATGGCGGCCAGGAGTTGAAGGAGTGTCGTCTTGCCCGCCCCATCAGGCCCGACGAGACCAAAGATCTCGCCCCGCGCAATTCGCAGATCGATTGCACTGATGGCCCGAGCGTGGCCGAACCGTCGGCCCAGTCCCTCGGTTTCAATCATGTTGTCGTCCGCGTCGCTCATCGCCCCCGCCTCACTGCGGAACGAAGAGTTGCGGTGGCCATCGCGTGCCGGAACCCCAAAGTATCCAGGCATCAGCAGGCATGCCGGGCTTGAGCACACCATCAGGATTGTCAAGAACAAGCGTCACGCCGAAAACCATGCGCGTCCGCTCCTCCGGCATGTGGA
This window of the Oceanibaculum nanhaiense genome carries:
- a CDS encoding ATP-binding cassette domain-containing protein, whose protein sequence is MSDADDNMIETEGLGRRFGHARAISAIDLRIARGEIFGLVGPDGAGKTTLLQLLAAILDPSEGNCRVLGFDTVRQASEITSRIGYMAQGFTLYDHLTVAENLAFAGKVRAVPQAVYAARSERLLAIAALTPFLHRREGTLSGGMRKKLALCTNLIHQPPLLLLDEPGLGVDPLSRRELWRMLEDFRREGATIVFATSYMDEAEMCDRVAFLDRGSITAQGSPDALRARAQGAVFQVETDNPVAVENVLSEAPEMLGSQWRPTDVRFVVEPAKGLSNELRKQLEQLGRVEPATPSMEDVFVVLRKGVRTEVPTGIAEVARLAASKGHREPAESVETRRLTRRFGDFVAVDDVSFEVNPGEIFGLLGPNGAGKTTLIRMLCGLLPPSNGTARVVGIDIASQPRRLRQRIGYMSQRFSLYHDLTVHENLAFFASAYGIKRRPAREAIAWASAVTGLHGLADESVSGLSGAVRQRLALACGILHRPAVLFLDEPTSGVDPQARSRFWRLVNTLAAAGTAVLVTTHYLEEAAYCHRLGLMYEGRLIAAGDLAALRAGLPQDGLETIEDVFLAYIERERTQAVRPIGEAG
- a CDS encoding ABC transporter permease encodes the protein MKFTRIAAIVEKETTEIVRDPITVVVALLMPLLMLFLFGYAISLDVDNVPIGVFDQDRSPDSRALVDRFIQSGYFQLAQDFTDNRDVEKGLQRGTVKLALVIPPKFQNTLARDGTAPVQVLVDGTYSATANLVAAYAAAIVSDFHSEAFPSVRVEARVWYNPALRSVTFVISGLFGVILMAFPPLLTALAITREKESGSIQQIFASPLTPAEFLTGKLVPYGLIAFVQIVMVIAVGFLWFDVPLRGSIGLLLLVGLVYVFCTVGIGLLVSTVTKSQLVAMLLALIVTLMPSFLFSGFLFPIFTMPYVLQLYTRLFPVQYFVDFSRGVVLKGAGLPELWPSVLLLFAYTAIIFALAAWRFRKKVA